One Virgibacillus proomii DNA window includes the following coding sequences:
- a CDS encoding GntR family transcriptional regulator, translating to MEKNKSLHAYIKEELLNRIKANKYLPGDKIPPELELCKDFGVSRTTVRTALNQLTLEGYLVRKQGKGTFVADQKVKQTLTQTVKRYSDQVAIQGKEAEITVIAITVIPADDYLVNQLDVTLNDPIQRIDRVRKANGNATQYEISYIPWNIAPGITEKQAKTSLYAALKDDFNVHIAKTIEHIEITLADERCSKHLHCELNAPCFHIETIAENDKKEKIEYSRAYFRGDKTNFVIERNYPL from the coding sequence ATGGAAAAAAACAAATCTTTACATGCATATATTAAAGAAGAATTATTAAATCGAATTAAAGCTAATAAATATCTTCCTGGCGATAAGATCCCTCCAGAGCTTGAATTATGCAAGGATTTTGGCGTAAGCAGAACAACGGTTAGAACTGCTTTAAACCAGCTAACACTTGAAGGTTACTTGGTGCGTAAACAAGGAAAAGGCACATTTGTAGCGGATCAAAAAGTAAAACAAACATTAACCCAAACAGTCAAACGCTATAGTGATCAAGTTGCTATACAAGGTAAAGAAGCTGAAATAACGGTAATTGCTATTACTGTTATCCCTGCAGACGATTATTTAGTGAATCAGCTGGATGTCACGTTAAATGATCCGATCCAACGAATTGACAGAGTGCGAAAGGCTAATGGAAATGCAACTCAGTATGAAATTTCTTATATTCCTTGGAACATTGCACCCGGGATAACGGAAAAACAAGCCAAAACATCGCTCTATGCAGCATTAAAAGATGATTTTAATGTGCATATTGCAAAAACCATCGAGCATATTGAAATAACACTTGCCGATGAACGCTGTTCTAAACATCTTCATTGCGAATTAAACGCCCCTTGTTTTCATATTGAAACAATTGCTGAAAATGATAAAAAAGAAAAAATAGAATATTCCCGTGCCTATTTTAGAGGAGACAAAACAAACTTTGTAATTGAACGAAATTATCCTTTATAG
- the chbG gene encoding chitin disaccharide deacetylase, with protein sequence MKILINADDFGLTKGVTDGIIKAHTDGIVQSTTLMMNGNATDYAVTQAKKHPSLKVGIHLVLTWGKPMNKHVTELTDRDGFFKFNPDSQLLATDIEAIKIEWQTQLEAFLSVGLPLHHIDSHHHVHGWEPLKPVMIQLAKKYNVPVRFTKSLRSEPDILLTEDIWLDFYGDGVNEDLFSKLKHLSANSVEVMTHPGFVDDGLRKISSYTDKRKEELDLLCSLKMPNWVKSLNS encoded by the coding sequence TTGAAAATTTTAATTAATGCAGATGATTTTGGATTAACAAAAGGGGTCACAGATGGTATTATAAAAGCTCATACAGATGGTATTGTACAGTCCACAACATTAATGATGAATGGAAATGCTACTGATTACGCTGTAACCCAAGCGAAAAAGCACCCTAGTCTCAAGGTTGGAATCCATCTTGTGTTAACATGGGGAAAACCGATGAACAAACATGTAACAGAGTTAACAGACCGAGATGGCTTTTTTAAATTTAACCCAGACTCCCAGCTTCTAGCTACAGATATAGAAGCAATAAAAATAGAGTGGCAGACCCAATTAGAAGCTTTTTTATCAGTAGGTTTACCACTTCACCATATTGACAGTCACCATCATGTTCACGGTTGGGAGCCATTAAAGCCCGTAATGATTCAACTAGCCAAAAAATACAATGTACCCGTTCGCTTTACAAAATCATTGCGATCGGAGCCAGATATTTTATTAACGGAGGACATTTGGTTAGATTTTTATGGGGACGGTGTAAATGAAGATCTTTTTTCAAAGCTCAAACATCTTTCTGCAAATAGCGTAGAAGTGATGACTCATCCCGGCTTTGTAGATGATGGTTTGCGTAAAATAAGTTCCTACACAGATAAGCGAAAAGAGGAATTAGATTTACTCTGCTCCTTAAAGATGCCTAACTGGGTGAAAAGCTTGAACAGTTAA
- a CDS encoding threonine/serine exporter family protein has translation MSDNSSRTIAKVCLLAGKIMLENGAETYRVEDTMNRIATAFGLENAESYATPTGIQFSTEGEASYFRRISNRSNDLQKIADVNHISRQITAQALDVKEALLLLKGIQHSSETFPFWLQLVAAALASGSFTIMFGGMWSDFVPSAIAGAAGYAAMIWFEKLLEIRFIAEFIASFIIAVMAVLAIQYKIGVQMDKIIIGAVMPLVPGLHITNAVRDLMAGHLVSGVSKGVEACLTAFAIGAGVAVVFAFI, from the coding sequence ATGAGCGATAATAGTTCACGAACAATTGCAAAGGTCTGTTTACTGGCGGGAAAAATCATGCTGGAGAATGGAGCTGAAACATATCGAGTTGAGGATACGATGAACCGGATTGCTACAGCTTTTGGCCTCGAAAATGCGGAAAGTTATGCTACACCTACCGGAATTCAGTTTTCTACTGAAGGAGAGGCTTCTTATTTTCGGAGAATTTCCAATCGCTCTAATGATTTACAAAAAATTGCAGATGTCAATCACATTTCGCGACAAATAACTGCTCAAGCACTTGATGTTAAAGAAGCGCTATTACTATTAAAAGGGATACAGCATTCAAGTGAAACATTTCCTTTCTGGTTACAGCTTGTTGCTGCTGCTTTAGCAAGTGGTAGCTTTACCATAATGTTTGGTGGCATGTGGAGTGATTTCGTACCATCTGCTATTGCTGGTGCAGCTGGTTATGCAGCGATGATCTGGTTTGAAAAGTTATTAGAAATTCGTTTTATTGCTGAATTTATTGCCTCATTTATTATTGCTGTTATGGCTGTACTAGCAATTCAGTATAAAATAGGTGTACAAATGGATAAAATTATTATTGGTGCAGTGATGCCGCTCGTTCCTGGGCTGCATATTACAAATGCTGTTCGTGACTTAATGGCAGGTCACCTTGTATCTGGCGTATCCAAAGGTGTGGAAGCATGTTTAACAGCTTTTGCAATTGGAGCTGGCGTTGCTGTAGTTTTCGCCTTTATCTAA
- a CDS encoding threonine/serine exporter family protein: protein MVLAQLITSFIAALGFGIIFNAPKNTLVQCGMVGMFGWIVYYILADQGMDVVPATIFGSMLVAVLSQLCAKLYKTPIIIFNVSGIIPLVPGGMAYDAMRKFVENDYYNAVQLSAKVMLLAGGIAIGLMFSEVANQLLKKTWNWLRPE, encoded by the coding sequence ATGGTACTTGCTCAACTTATTACAAGCTTTATTGCTGCTCTTGGATTTGGCATTATCTTTAATGCTCCAAAAAATACGCTAGTTCAATGTGGAATGGTAGGTATGTTTGGTTGGATTGTCTATTATATTTTAGCCGACCAAGGAATGGATGTCGTTCCTGCTACGATTTTCGGTTCCATGCTAGTAGCTGTTCTGAGTCAGCTTTGCGCAAAATTATATAAAACACCGATTATTATCTTTAATGTATCAGGTATTATTCCACTAGTACCAGGGGGCATGGCTTATGATGCGATGCGTAAATTTGTGGAAAATGATTACTACAACGCTGTTCAGCTCTCAGCAAAGGTTATGTTGCTAGCTGGCGGGATCGCTATCGGATTAATGTTTTCCGAAGTGGCTAATCAGTTGCTGAAGAAAACATGGAATTGGTTGCGTCCCGAATAG
- the zwf gene encoding glucose-6-phosphate dehydrogenase, with product MKTIDKPNVVIVIFGATGDLSKRKLFPSIYRLYQSGKIGKDFAVIGLARRPWTNDIFREKVCESVQVADQEKENDLQAFASHFYYQPFDVTDTSSYNHLNTLLHELEGHYETDGNRIFYLAMAPEYFGSIAKEIEQNGLKDGAGWTRLVIEKPFGHDFESAKELNSQIRLAFDEDQIYRIDHYLGKEMVQNIEVIRFANGIFEHLWNNRFISNIQVTSSEKLGVEDRARYYDRSGATRDMVQNHMLQMVALLAMEPPIKLTPDEIRSEKVKVLRAMRNVEHEQVDDYFVRGQYGPGSLGKGYREEAPELENSTTETYVAGKVMIDNYRWAGVPFYIRTGKKMKEKSIKIVVEFKDIPMNLYYKHRAEKHPNLLVINIQPNEGITLHLNAKKAGVGSIAQPIQLSYTHSSIDGINTPEAYEKLIYDCIIGDTTNFTHWDEVAYSWKFVDAVLDAWSKKEPNFPNYPAGSMGPEAANRLLEKDGFHWWPILD from the coding sequence TTGAAAACTATAGATAAGCCAAACGTTGTTATTGTCATATTTGGAGCCACAGGGGATCTATCTAAAAGAAAATTATTCCCTTCCATTTATCGTCTTTATCAAAGTGGAAAAATTGGTAAGGATTTTGCTGTAATTGGTCTTGCTCGCCGTCCATGGACGAATGATATATTTCGAGAAAAAGTTTGTGAGTCTGTTCAAGTAGCTGATCAAGAGAAAGAAAATGATTTGCAAGCTTTCGCATCCCATTTTTATTATCAGCCATTTGATGTAACTGATACTTCCTCCTACAATCATTTAAACACTTTACTACATGAGTTGGAAGGGCACTATGAGACAGATGGCAATCGTATTTTCTACTTAGCAATGGCGCCAGAATACTTTGGATCCATCGCTAAAGAAATTGAACAGAATGGGTTGAAGGATGGTGCCGGTTGGACAAGATTAGTCATTGAAAAGCCTTTTGGACATGATTTTGAATCAGCTAAAGAATTAAATAGTCAAATTCGTTTAGCATTCGATGAAGATCAAATATATCGAATTGACCATTATCTTGGCAAGGAAATGGTACAAAATATTGAGGTAATTCGATTTGCAAACGGAATATTTGAACATTTGTGGAACAACCGATTTATCTCTAATATTCAAGTAACCTCCAGTGAAAAGTTAGGTGTGGAGGATCGAGCTCGTTACTATGATCGGTCTGGCGCCACGAGAGATATGGTACAAAATCATATGCTGCAAATGGTCGCTCTTTTAGCAATGGAACCACCCATTAAACTTACCCCGGATGAAATTCGTTCCGAAAAGGTAAAAGTGCTTCGTGCTATGCGAAATGTTGAGCATGAACAAGTAGATGATTATTTTGTCCGTGGTCAATATGGTCCTGGCAGCTTAGGAAAAGGCTATCGGGAAGAAGCCCCGGAATTAGAGAATTCGACTACTGAAACGTATGTTGCCGGAAAAGTTATGATAGATAATTACCGCTGGGCTGGAGTACCTTTTTATATTCGAACTGGTAAAAAAATGAAAGAAAAATCAATTAAAATTGTTGTTGAATTTAAAGATATACCAATGAATCTTTATTATAAGCATAGAGCAGAAAAACATCCAAATTTACTGGTCATTAATATTCAGCCAAATGAAGGAATCACACTTCATTTGAATGCTAAAAAAGCAGGTGTAGGATCAATTGCTCAACCTATACAATTATCATATACGCACAGTAGCATAGATGGTATCAATACACCAGAGGCGTATGAGAAATTGATTTATGATTGTATTATTGGCGATACAACGAATTTCACACATTGGGATGAAGTGGCTTACTCTTGGAAATTTGTCGATGCTGTATTGGATGCTTGGTCGAAAAAAGAACCGAACTTCCCTAACTATCCAGCTGGCTCCATGGGACCTGAAGCAGCAAATCGTCTGTTAGAAAAAGACGGCTTCCACTGGTGGCCAATTTTAGACTAA
- a CDS encoding metal ABC transporter ATP-binding protein, whose protein sequence is MNGFVNASNLSVSYYGKEVVRGVSFSFKTGNLIGIIGPNGAGKSTLMKAVLGLVPRDSGRVEICGKSIKESQKNIAYVPQRSNIDWDFPILVRDTVLLGTYPKLRLFQKPRKSDKEWAYHCLEKVGMQNYSKTQIGELSGGQQQRVFIARALAQKASFFFLDEPFVGIDVASEKMIIDILQVLRDEGKTIFVVHHDLTKVKEYFDELILMNKELIESGPVQQVIRPELMTRAYRMDFHLLHKMGVEV, encoded by the coding sequence ATGAATGGTTTCGTAAATGCTAGCAATCTAAGTGTTTCCTATTATGGAAAAGAAGTAGTTCGTGGTGTTTCTTTCTCCTTTAAAACTGGTAATCTAATAGGAATTATCGGTCCCAATGGTGCTGGAAAATCCACCTTGATGAAAGCTGTATTAGGATTAGTTCCACGTGATAGTGGAAGAGTTGAAATTTGTGGTAAATCAATCAAGGAGAGCCAAAAAAATATTGCTTATGTTCCACAACGAAGTAACATTGACTGGGATTTTCCAATTTTAGTTCGAGATACAGTACTATTAGGAACTTATCCGAAGCTTCGACTATTTCAGAAACCAAGAAAATCTGATAAAGAGTGGGCATATCACTGCTTGGAAAAAGTCGGAATGCAAAATTACAGTAAAACTCAAATTGGAGAATTATCAGGTGGACAGCAACAACGAGTATTTATCGCGCGGGCACTAGCACAAAAAGCAAGCTTTTTCTTTTTGGATGAACCTTTTGTAGGGATTGATGTTGCTAGTGAAAAAATGATTATTGATATTTTACAAGTTTTAAGAGATGAAGGGAAAACCATATTTGTTGTACACCACGACTTAACAAAAGTGAAAGAGTATTTTGATGAATTGATTTTAATGAATAAAGAATTGATTGAATCTGGACCTGTACAGCAAGTGATCCGACCTGAATTAATGACAAGAGCATACAGAATGGACTTTCATTTACTTCATAAAATGGGGGTCGAGGTATAG
- a CDS encoding metal ABC transporter permease — MNYQFLQKALITSIAVGIICGIIGSFIILRGMALMGDAISHAVLPGVAISYMLGINYFYGAVAFGILTAIGIGVVSQNSRIKSDSSIGIVFTAFFSLGIILIAKAQTATDLTQILFGNVLSIRNSDMIMTLITSGIIIFAVTAFYKELLISTFDETMAAAYGLPTKLIHYGIMVLLTMATVASLQTVGVVLVVAMLITPAATAYLLTNRFWVMLLFSSFFGALSSVIGLYISFKHNLSSGAVIVLTATALFILVFIFSPKQGVLWRSLRSRKSRTAMEH, encoded by the coding sequence ATGAATTATCAATTTCTGCAGAAGGCGTTAATAACTTCTATTGCAGTAGGAATCATTTGCGGTATTATTGGTTCGTTTATCATTTTACGAGGAATGGCATTAATGGGAGATGCTATATCCCATGCTGTACTTCCTGGTGTAGCCATTTCATACATGCTTGGAATCAATTATTTTTACGGTGCTGTAGCATTTGGAATATTAACAGCTATTGGTATCGGAGTTGTCAGTCAGAATAGTCGAATCAAAAGTGATTCTTCAATTGGAATTGTTTTTACAGCATTTTTTTCTTTAGGCATTATCCTTATAGCAAAGGCCCAAACGGCTACAGATTTAACCCAAATTTTATTTGGTAATGTGCTATCAATCAGAAATTCGGACATGATTATGACATTGATTACAAGTGGAATTATCATTTTCGCTGTCACTGCCTTCTACAAAGAATTATTAATAAGTACATTTGATGAAACAATGGCGGCGGCTTATGGATTACCAACGAAATTAATTCATTATGGGATTATGGTGTTACTCACAATGGCAACTGTTGCGTCTTTACAAACTGTAGGAGTTGTACTGGTTGTTGCAATGCTTATTACTCCAGCGGCGACTGCATACTTATTAACAAATCGTTTTTGGGTAATGCTCCTATTCTCTTCCTTCTTTGGAGCATTGTCGTCAGTGATAGGGTTATATATTAGTTTTAAACATAATTTATCATCTGGTGCTGTCATTGTTTTAACTGCAACTGCTTTATTTATCCTAGTCTTTATTTTTTCTCCAAAACAAGGAGTATTATGGCGGTCACTACGATCAAGAAAATCACGTACTGCTATGGAACATTAA
- a CDS encoding metal ABC transporter solute-binding protein, Zn/Mn family, whose protein sequence is MRKIIKLMAVVSMTLIVLAGCGSGNNETTKDSASKSSKANTEATGEGDKILAVTSFTLLEDIVKEIGKDRVDVHNLVPTGTDPHEYEPLPEDIKAATDADVLFYNGLNLEGGENGWFAKMMESVGQDWDNAFELTKGVEPMYVTSGSGDKKAEEINPHAFLDPIVGIQMTENVRDALVEIDPANKKHYKENAEKYLDQLREIDEQYKTKINEIPEEDRVFITSEQAYQYMTKRYGLKEGFIWAIDTEENGSPEQITSLLKFIEKHDPPVLFVETNVDPRPMETVSKESGVEIYGELYSDEIGKPGEEGDTYVKYLQYNMDKIYEGLTSKK, encoded by the coding sequence ATGAGAAAAATTATTAAATTAATGGCTGTCGTATCGATGACACTCATTGTATTAGCCGGATGTGGAAGTGGAAATAATGAAACAACGAAAGATAGTGCAAGCAAAAGTAGTAAAGCAAATACAGAAGCAACTGGGGAAGGGGATAAAATTCTCGCTGTAACCTCTTTTACGTTGCTAGAGGATATAGTTAAAGAAATCGGTAAAGATCGTGTTGACGTACATAATCTTGTACCAACAGGAACCGACCCGCATGAATATGAACCACTTCCAGAAGATATTAAAGCTGCGACAGATGCTGATGTTTTATTTTATAACGGGCTGAACTTAGAAGGTGGCGAAAATGGCTGGTTTGCAAAAATGATGGAATCGGTTGGTCAAGATTGGGATAATGCTTTTGAACTGACAAAAGGGGTAGAACCAATGTATGTAACATCAGGTTCTGGCGATAAAAAAGCGGAGGAAATTAATCCCCATGCGTTTCTAGATCCTATTGTTGGCATACAAATGACTGAAAATGTACGTGATGCTTTAGTCGAAATTGATCCTGCTAACAAAAAGCATTATAAAGAAAATGCCGAAAAATATTTGGATCAATTAAGAGAAATTGATGAACAATATAAAACTAAAATCAATGAAATTCCTGAAGAAGATCGCGTGTTTATTACAAGTGAGCAAGCTTATCAGTATATGACAAAACGTTATGGATTGAAAGAAGGATTCATTTGGGCTATTGATACAGAGGAAAATGGTTCACCAGAACAAATCACTTCATTGCTTAAGTTTATTGAAAAACATGATCCACCCGTCTTATTTGTGGAAACAAACGTAGATCCACGGCCGATGGAGACTGTATCAAAAGAATCCGGGGTTGAAATATATGGCGAACTCTACTCAGATGAAATTGGTAAACCTGGCGAAGAAGGAGATACGTATGTTAAATACTTGCAATATAACATGGATAAGATTTATGAAGGACTAACAAGTAAAAAATAG
- a CDS encoding efflux RND transporter permease subunit, whose product MKLIKTSVKRPVGVIMIVLAILALGAVSLRSLTVDLFPKIDLPVAVVATSYEDAAPQEVENLISRPIESAVSTVEGIETVQSQSQSGSSLVIMMFSNGTDLDQALLDVRESVDQVKGMLPSQAGDPNIMRFNPDQLPVIWVGLTGDDTASLTNIADDQLVPFFERQGGVGSVSVEGGKEREIQLVLNEAKLQQYGVTTQTIIQSLNSSNQSASVGTVEKGDKDLQLRVTGEFKSMKDIKQTLVQTEAGATVQVEDLAEVKDAYKDEFGLTLVNGKPSVVLSILKKTDSNTVEVATNIKESMKEIEQDLPKDVHLNVIIDTSDFIQMSIDSVVQNILIGGIISIFILLLFLKSIRATLVIGLSIPIAIITTFILMYFTGETLNILTLGGLALGLGMMVDSSIVILEHIYSYRQQGYNLKEAAIKGASELAPAVIASTTTTLVVFLPIVYVEGIASDMFTPLALTVSFSLITSLVVAITLVPMLSSKLLQKAIKDSGRRYWFDRFLGWLTNGYRNSLKWVLGHRKTTIFATILAIVASLALTPFIGAEFIPSADQGQLEVRVETPPGSSLQHTEKLVEQVNKELKEFTPLIETNYVNVGSGTFTSGGGISNSNQAIYTIQLIPSGEREKTTVDIVKEMDDKLKEIAGAEITVNSMDSGMNMGDPIQIQLNGPEHELLRELAGEVTKEIDDVNGVYNPETSASEGVPQLNIEINQDRAAMYGLNHEQILGQVQIQFTGQVVTQYREDGKEMDVTLIYPKEQRSKIADLHDMKIQTPQGTTISLDEVAEFKQMSGPVSLQRENQQPQINVSSQVVDRDLGSITADVESVLDNMNFPEGYSYQIGGQAQDMTESFTDLAIALVFSIFLVYAVMAVQFENFLFPFIIMFSMPATVIGVVLGLFIMDIPLSIPGFIGIIMLAGIVVNNSIVLVDYINLLRRKGMSRYEAILEAGRSRLRPILMTTLTTILAMVPLALALGEGAEMQQPLAVTIIFGLGISSIFTLLLIPVIYTLFDDLTAKFTRRNKGKEKA is encoded by the coding sequence TTGAAGCTAATTAAAACATCTGTAAAACGTCCAGTAGGCGTTATTATGATAGTCCTTGCAATACTCGCTCTCGGTGCAGTTTCATTGCGCAGCTTAACTGTTGATCTTTTCCCCAAAATAGATCTCCCAGTGGCTGTTGTGGCAACATCATATGAAGATGCGGCACCACAAGAAGTTGAGAATCTAATCAGTAGACCGATTGAGTCGGCAGTGAGCACTGTAGAAGGGATAGAAACAGTCCAATCTCAATCTCAATCAGGCTCCTCCTTAGTTATTATGATGTTTAGTAACGGAACAGATTTGGATCAGGCTTTACTTGATGTCCGAGAAAGTGTTGACCAAGTAAAGGGGATGTTGCCTAGTCAAGCAGGCGATCCGAATATTATGCGATTTAATCCTGACCAACTGCCGGTGATATGGGTTGGCTTGACTGGAGATGACACAGCTTCCCTAACGAATATAGCTGATGATCAATTGGTGCCATTTTTTGAACGGCAAGGTGGAGTGGGATCTGTCAGCGTCGAAGGTGGTAAAGAAAGAGAGATTCAGTTAGTTCTCAATGAAGCCAAATTACAGCAATATGGTGTTACAACGCAAACAATTATTCAATCATTAAATAGTAGCAATCAGTCAGCTTCGGTTGGGACAGTTGAAAAAGGTGATAAGGATCTTCAACTGCGTGTGACTGGTGAATTCAAGTCGATGAAAGATATTAAACAAACGCTTGTTCAAACGGAAGCAGGAGCTACTGTACAAGTAGAAGATTTAGCAGAAGTAAAAGATGCTTATAAAGACGAATTTGGATTGACGTTAGTAAATGGAAAACCTTCCGTAGTTCTATCTATACTTAAAAAAACCGACAGTAATACGGTTGAAGTAGCAACAAATATTAAAGAAAGTATGAAAGAGATAGAACAGGATTTGCCAAAAGATGTTCATTTAAATGTAATTATAGACACATCAGATTTTATTCAAATGTCCATTGATTCTGTGGTGCAAAACATTTTAATTGGTGGTATCATATCAATCTTTATTTTGTTGTTATTCCTAAAGAGTATTCGTGCAACCCTTGTAATAGGCTTGTCGATTCCTATTGCGATCATTACCACTTTCATTTTAATGTACTTCACAGGAGAGACATTAAATATTTTAACCTTGGGCGGGTTGGCATTGGGATTAGGAATGATGGTGGATAGCTCAATCGTTATTCTGGAGCATATTTATTCTTATCGCCAACAAGGATACAATTTAAAGGAAGCAGCGATTAAAGGAGCGAGTGAATTGGCTCCTGCTGTAATTGCTTCAACAACAACTACATTGGTAGTATTTCTACCGATTGTTTATGTAGAAGGAATAGCATCTGACATGTTTACACCACTTGCATTAACCGTATCTTTTTCATTAATTACTTCGTTGGTGGTAGCTATCACATTAGTCCCGATGCTTTCTTCCAAGCTCCTGCAAAAAGCAATAAAAGATAGTGGCAGACGTTATTGGTTTGATCGCTTCTTAGGTTGGTTAACGAATGGCTATAGAAATAGTTTAAAATGGGTGCTTGGTCATCGAAAAACAACTATTTTTGCAACCATTTTAGCGATTGTTGCCAGCTTGGCGCTTACACCATTTATCGGAGCGGAGTTTATTCCTTCTGCTGATCAAGGGCAATTAGAAGTACGTGTGGAAACTCCTCCAGGAAGTTCGTTACAACATACAGAGAAACTTGTTGAACAAGTAAACAAGGAATTAAAGGAATTTACGCCATTGATTGAAACAAATTATGTAAATGTTGGCAGTGGAACCTTCACTTCCGGAGGAGGAATTAGTAATAGTAATCAAGCAATTTACACGATTCAGCTCATTCCTTCTGGAGAACGCGAAAAAACAACCGTCGATATTGTTAAAGAGATGGACGATAAATTAAAAGAGATTGCCGGTGCAGAAATAACCGTTAATTCCATGGACTCAGGAATGAATATGGGTGATCCGATCCAGATACAATTAAACGGACCAGAACACGAATTGTTAAGGGAGCTTGCTGGTGAAGTTACTAAGGAAATTGATGATGTAAATGGGGTTTATAATCCGGAAACCTCTGCATCGGAAGGTGTTCCACAACTGAATATTGAGATTAATCAAGACCGCGCTGCCATGTATGGTTTAAATCATGAACAGATATTAGGACAAGTTCAAATTCAGTTTACTGGTCAAGTAGTTACACAATATCGAGAAGATGGTAAAGAAATGGATGTTACATTAATTTACCCTAAGGAACAGCGTAGCAAAATAGCCGACTTGCATGATATGAAAATACAAACTCCACAAGGTACAACTATTTCACTAGATGAAGTAGCAGAATTTAAGCAAATGAGTGGACCTGTTAGTCTACAACGAGAAAATCAACAGCCACAAATAAATGTGAGCAGTCAAGTTGTTGACCGTGATTTAGGAAGTATCACAGCGGATGTGGAATCCGTATTAGATAATATGAACTTTCCGGAAGGCTATAGCTATCAAATTGGGGGACAGGCGCAAGACATGACAGAATCATTTACAGACCTTGCAATTGCGCTAGTTTTCTCGATTTTCCTGGTCTATGCAGTAATGGCTGTTCAGTTTGAAAACTTCTTATTCCCGTTCATTATTATGTTTTCAATGCCAGCAACTGTTATTGGAGTAGTGCTTGGGTTATTTATCATGGATATTCCGTTAAGTATACCTGGCTTTATAGGAATAATTATGCTGGCGGGAATTGTCGTTAACAACTCGATTGTGTTAGTAGACTATATTAACCTTTTACGGCGAAAAGGAATGTCGCGTTATGAAGCAATATTAGAAGCTGGGAGAAGCAGACTCCGTCCAATTTTAATGACAACTTTAACCACTATTTTAGCTATGGTACCATTAGCTCTAGCATTAGGTGAAGGTGCAGAAATGCAACAGCCATTAGCAGTAACGATTATTTTTGGTCTGGGTATTTCCAGTATATTTACATTATTATTAATTCCAGTAATTTATACGTTGTTTGATGACTTAACTGCAAAGTTCACAAGAAGAAACAAAGGAAAAGAAAAAGCATAA
- a CDS encoding efflux RND transporter periplasmic adaptor subunit: protein MKKIYFGLVIIVIALMLTACNEEDDKKVKNEERVIPVETEKIKEGDIVIEKSIYGRTEPKGAMPVMVQNPGEVDQVEVKTGDKVEKNDPIATIQSPAGKQTIRAPKDGKITQLNVSEGELASTEDPLAIIADSDSLKLTFTVTDDDRDLLEVEDEFDVSIDNKNYKAKITSADAMPNDTGLYPIKATVKNKENKLLPGMIAKLQVPETRIKKALIVPTQAVEEEGNESFIYVVKDNKAVRTVVSIKESQSDQTAIEGDFKVGDTVIVKGQLSLTDGSKVKVVKGE from the coding sequence GTGAAAAAAATTTATTTTGGCTTAGTCATTATCGTCATAGCTTTAATGCTTACTGCATGCAATGAGGAAGATGATAAAAAGGTAAAAAATGAAGAACGTGTTATTCCTGTTGAAACAGAGAAGATAAAAGAAGGAGATATTGTTATTGAAAAAAGCATCTATGGCAGGACAGAACCCAAAGGGGCCATGCCCGTAATGGTGCAAAACCCAGGTGAGGTTGATCAAGTAGAAGTTAAAACTGGGGATAAAGTCGAGAAGAATGATCCAATTGCAACCATTCAGTCTCCAGCTGGTAAGCAAACAATTCGTGCTCCTAAAGATGGAAAAATAACTCAGCTTAATGTTAGCGAAGGAGAATTGGCTTCCACCGAAGATCCGTTAGCGATTATTGCTGATTCTGACTCGTTAAAACTGACCTTTACCGTCACGGATGACGATCGTGATTTACTAGAGGTAGAGGATGAGTTTGATGTATCCATTGATAATAAAAATTATAAAGCTAAGATAACATCAGCTGATGCAATGCCAAACGATACTGGATTATATCCAATCAAGGCAACCGTAAAAAATAAAGAAAATAAATTACTACCTGGTATGATAGCAAAATTACAAGTTCCTGAAACAAGAATAAAAAAAGCGTTAATCGTTCCTACTCAAGCTGTTGAGGAAGAAGGAAATGAATCGTTTATCTATGTGGTAAAAGATAATAAAGCGGTCCGTACTGTTGTTTCCATAAAGGAATCTCAATCGGATCAGACAGCTATTGAGGGAGACTTCAAAGTTGGTGATACAGTTATCGTAAAAGGACAACTATCTCTAACGGACGGTAGTAAGGTTAAAGTTGTGAAAGGGGAATAA